The following proteins come from a genomic window of Pseudomonas putida:
- the glcC gene encoding transcriptional regulator GlcC gives MDTVVSQKHEKVQIADQVAERIEKLIVDGVLKVGQALPSERRLVEKLGCSRSALREGLRVLRGRGIVETEQGRGSFVADLSRTGNATPLMHLFSSQPRTLFDLLEVRALLEAESARLAALRATDIDRVLIKRRYDEMVDAHENPESHDPREHARRDHAFHRAISEASHNPVLVHTLQSLSDLTLSTVFASVNNLYCRPAQKRQIDRQHSRLYHAVMEQLPEQAQRAAREHITSVRDNLQEIEQEEQRLVRATMRLEGWK, from the coding sequence ATGGACACCGTGGTTTCGCAGAAGCATGAAAAAGTACAGATCGCCGATCAAGTGGCCGAACGTATCGAAAAGCTGATCGTCGATGGTGTACTCAAGGTTGGCCAGGCATTGCCTTCTGAGCGACGTCTGGTGGAGAAGCTGGGATGCTCGCGATCAGCATTACGGGAAGGTTTGCGAGTGCTACGTGGCAGAGGCATTGTTGAGACCGAACAAGGGCGGGGTTCATTCGTTGCAGATTTGAGTAGGACAGGTAATGCGACCCCTTTGATGCACCTTTTTAGCTCACAACCGCGGACGCTGTTCGACCTGCTGGAAGTGCGAGCACTTCTTGAAGCAGAGTCGGCCAGACTGGCCGCACTACGTGCGACTGATATTGATCGGGTGCTGATCAAACGTCGCTACGACGAGATGGTAGACGCCCATGAGAATCCAGAATCCCATGACCCACGTGAGCACGCCCGGCGCGACCATGCCTTCCACAGAGCGATTAGTGAGGCTTCGCATAACCCGGTCTTAGTGCACACCTTGCAGTCACTCAGCGATTTGACGCTCAGCACGGTGTTTGCTTCCGTCAATAATCTCTACTGTCGGCCAGCGCAGAAACGGCAGATCGATCGCCAGCACTCTCGGCTCTACCATGCGGTGATGGAGCAGTTACCCGAACAGGCCCAACGAGCTGCTCGAGAACACATCACTAGCGTCCGTGACAACCTGCAAGAGATTGAGCAAGAAGAACAACGCCTGGTTCGAGCGACTATGCGCCTGGAAGGTTGGAAATAA